In Mercurialis annua linkage group LG5, ddMerAnnu1.2, whole genome shotgun sequence, a single genomic region encodes these proteins:
- the LOC126681938 gene encoding putative polyol transporter 1 has protein sequence MKHDLIFLLLYEDEVMLISTSDYLMKRLDINYEHYLDNLVPITILFEVVGCLAAGVLSDLSGRRLVVFLSSGMSFIGVLVMYLSTNYTTLIISRIALGSGIGMGYLSIPLYIAELSPPSARSVLALFPEVLFNVGFLFASIVHLKLSKVSKHLEWLGFFALSAISSLVITLFLLVMPESPSWLMRQGHVADATRTIMNCTRRVEEAYDRINLMRFIIGVSIDDTRDVVDSIPREIRGEIFIWRELICSTPEIAKISLSVDMLQVIQQLTAINSLISSSTPLLVYSFITEHNATQVGLLCVMCLKTITLLAPMLMLDKYGHFRLLFISIIGTAVSLGLLGIMYFSIHSSHKFTTAHDIFAILCVFTFAGSFSLGLGPLPYIYNAEVFPYRLRAQGTSFAIAISRSVWYFMYLSSTTLYKWLPFGMVLTIRAIIIGALMIWGHIRESRQENID, from the exons ATGAAacatgatttaatttttttgttgttgtatgAAGATGAAGTGATGTTGATTAGCACTTCAGATTACTTGATGAAAAGGCTTGATATAAATTATGAGCACTACCTAGATAATTTGGTACCGATTACTATTTTATTTGAGGTAGTTGGATGTCTAGCTGCCGGAGTATTATCTGATCTGAGTGGACGTCGTCTGGTAGTATTTCTATCCAGCGGCATGTCATTTATCGGGGTCTTGGTGATGTATCTGTCTACCAACTATACAACTTTAATTATTAGCCGTATTGCGCTTGGAAGTGGAATTGGTATGGGATACTTAAGTATTCCACTATATATTGCAGAGTTATCACCTCCATCGGCACGAAGTGTACTTGCATTATTTCCCGAG GTGCTCTTCAATGTTGGATTTTTGTTTGCTTCCATAGTTCATTTGAAGCTATCAAAAGTCTCCAAGCATCTAGAATGGCTGGGTTTTTTCGCTCTTAGTGCTATATCTTCGCTTGTTATCACACTTTTTCTACTAGTAATGCCGGAGTCACCAAGTTGGCTCATGAGGCAAGGTCATGTTGCTGATGCAACCCGAACAATTATGAATTGTACAAGAAGAGTTGAAGAGGCCTATGATCGTATAAATCTAATGAGATTCATTATTGGTGTCTCAATTGATGACACAAGAGATGTGGTCGATAGCATTCCAAGAGAAATACGTGGAGAAATATTTATTTGGAGGGAGTTGATTTGTTCAACCCcagaaattgctaaaatttctTTGTCAGTGGACATGTTACAAGTAATTCAACAGCTAACAGCAATAAATAGTCTCATATCCTCTAGTACTCCCTTGCTTGTTTATTCTTTCATTACAGAACACAATGCTACACAAGTTGGGCTGTTATGCGTTATGTGTCTTAAGACCATAACTTTATTAGCACCCATGCTAATGTTGGACAAGTATGGGCATTTCAGACTACTGTTCATTAGCATCATAGGCACTGCCGTTTCTCTTGGGCTTCTCGGAATTATGTATTTCAGTATCCACAGTAGCCACAAATTCACTACTGCCCATGACATATTTGCTATATTATGTGTATTCACCTTTGCAGGATCATTTTCTCTAGGGTTAGGACCATTACCATATATTTACAATGCAGAAGTCTTCCCTTATAGACTGCGAGCTCAAGGTACAAGTTTTGCTATTGCTATTAGTAGATCGGTATGGTATTTCATGTATCTTTCATCTACAACATTATATAAATGGCTTCCGTTTGGTATGGTTCTAACCATACGAGCTATTATTATTGGTGCTCTAATGATTTGGGGACATATTAGAGAATCAAGACAAGAAAATATTGATTAG